One genomic region from Listeria monocytogenes encodes:
- a CDS encoding STAS domain-containing protein, producing MNESNGSMELYLREHTEEIINNWLSKIYENTYTSFVYSPQYKDELRADSEQTADLIISYFAGKKAFFEKLDKWLDNMYARRMENEVPLPEVITTLDKLRREFVTAVGDFCIHNDEVSKCEFSSSMAMVNHGFDRINEAFSAMYYNDIVKHLEQQHRLIEEISTPVISITDKLAILPLMGRVDRERAEKLSEITANKCVHLGVEQLCIDLSGITYFDDALGEMLTNLVTMLKLLGVEAFISGIQPKMAQQINRVELNLSIPAYHSLKAVLQDQTRTI from the coding sequence ATGAATGAATCGAATGGAAGTATGGAGCTATATTTAAGAGAACATACCGAAGAAATCATTAATAATTGGTTATCAAAAATTTATGAAAATACGTATACTAGCTTTGTTTACTCTCCACAATATAAAGATGAACTGCGCGCTGACAGTGAACAAACAGCGGACTTAATCATTTCCTATTTTGCTGGTAAAAAAGCGTTCTTTGAGAAACTCGACAAATGGCTAGATAACATGTACGCACGTCGCATGGAAAATGAAGTGCCATTACCTGAAGTTATTACTACCTTAGATAAACTACGTCGCGAATTTGTTACAGCCGTTGGTGACTTTTGTATTCATAATGATGAAGTGTCTAAATGTGAATTCTCATCAAGCATGGCAATGGTTAATCACGGATTCGACCGAATAAACGAAGCCTTTTCTGCAATGTATTACAATGATATCGTGAAACATCTAGAACAACAACATCGCTTAATTGAAGAAATTAGCACCCCAGTCATTTCCATTACTGACAAATTGGCGATACTTCCTTTAATGGGCCGTGTAGATCGTGAAAGAGCAGAAAAGCTATCCGAAATTACTGCAAATAAATGTGTTCATTTAGGCGTGGAACAATTGTGTATTGATTTATCTGGAATCACGTATTTTGACGATGCGTTAGGAGAGATGCTCACCAACTTAGTGACGATGCTTAAACTTCTTGGCGTCGAGGCATTTATTTCTGGCATTCAACCAAAAATGGCGCAACAAATTAATCGTGTTGAATTAAACTTATCTATCCCAGCCTATCATTCGTTAAAGGCTGTTTTGCAAGATCAAACTAGAACTATATAA